In Dermacentor variabilis isolate Ectoservices chromosome 7, ASM5094787v1, whole genome shotgun sequence, a genomic segment contains:
- the LOC142587466 gene encoding uncharacterized protein LOC142587466 isoform X2, whose translation MLPMTVRAAERVLTVFRSFWNTTEPIWTVITAETAQSDLSCLVDVKENDTGSYTYFRRSHYISSTKESKTVEFKGYVSPGNNFDRTAMLLYYTNNTPYAKEDLLYESPDSSCGVVKFFHHPKVFRLDLRVKNSSIETEPQTICFQYFLEAYDYYRNKPPFPDIKNRTLYNSSCQAILQSPQSGC comes from the exons TTTTGGAACACAACAGAGCCAATATGGACGGTTATTACAGCGGAAACTGCACAATCTGACCTTTCTTGTCTGGTAGACGTCAAGGAAAATGACACTGGAAGTTACACATATTTTCGAAGATCTCACTACATCTCAAGCACAAA AGAGAGCAAGACTGTCGAGTTCAAGGGGTATGTTTCTCCAGGAAATAACTTTGATCGAACAGCCATGCTACTTTATTATACAA ATAACACGCCATATGCCAAGGAGGACTTGCTGTACGAAAGTCCCGATAGCAGCTGTGGTGTCGTTAAGTTCTTCCATCATCCCAAAG tctttAGACTTGACCTACGAGTGAAGAATTCTTCGATAGAAACGGAACCCCAAACTATCTGCTTTCAATATTTTCTTGAAGCATATGACTACTACCGAAACAAGCCTCCGTTCCCGGATATCAAGAATAGGACACTCTATAATTCTTCATGTCAAGCGATACTTCAATCACCCCAAAGTGGATGTTAA
- the LOC142587466 gene encoding uncharacterized protein LOC142587466 isoform X3 — protein MTLEVTHIFEDLTTSQAQKRARLSSSRGMFLQEITLIEQPCYFIIQITRHMPRRTCCTKVPIAAVVSLSSSIIPKSLDLTYE, from the exons ATGACACTGGAAGTTACACATATTTTCGAAGATCTCACTACATCTCAAGCACAAA AGAGAGCAAGACTGTCGAGTTCAAGGGGTATGTTTCTCCAGGAAATAACTTTGATCGAACAGCCATGCTACTTTATTATACAA ATAACACGCCATATGCCAAGGAGGACTTGCTGTACGAAAGTCCCGATAGCAGCTGTGGTGTCGTTAAGTTCTTCCATCATCCCAAAG tctttAGACTTGACCTACGAGTGA